ttgaatgatgatgtgaaatgccatgattatatgcatgtgcattaatgatatgctatgtatgtgatgtatgtgatgcgggttcatgtgtttgcacatgaaccatttgatgctaatgttttatgtgttgggtgttgtttttcagtaagcaagatgagaggaactcgtcgatctgcatgattgactggagtaccaccccaggacgagggcacggatgtccgtcctcctgcattgcctagggcaatgtcctgcaggtcaagTAGGGAGAGAACatcgagggaccctagaaggtcttttgatgtgagcagaagagggacagtgcaaggaggaatgtcagaggatgtgggggatggcATGGATGTGGAcgagaggagggatggcagtcttggagtgagtatgtctgaagagggaatgggagagtctcaaggaggcactcagaccTCGGGATTTGTTTAGCCACCCcggtacccacccttttctcaaaatcccgggtattcgatgggaggtacatcggattaccccagttttcacccttacccttctcacataccatacccacctttctacccaccatacttaCAGTACcttatgtacccacccccatccttttatccaggtctagcaaaccctaccccaggggatgctgcacctcctccaccaccagcagaacccatggTCTCAGAAACtcaaatgcctaagcctagctcatctgcagggagcaaggtcaagatgaccgaatacatgaagttgggtgctccctagtatgaaaccggtgatgacccgtttgtgtaccttgagagggtcagaacgattacagatgagataggagctgatgacagtagagctattcagatggttgggttcacactgaagtgcaagaaggcccgtgagtggtttaaaaattatgtgagcccgagggtggatggtctttcatgggaggaatttaccaatgagtttgcaggatggactttctctgacagttcaagggagttgaagatgattgaatttgagcagttaaggcagacggaggaaatgagtgtggatgagtatacggacaggttcttggagctgttgctgggcaaaatctggacacagatcagaagaagtcaaggaggtatatcatgaagcttcattccaagtattcctccttgatccagtcagcagagagggagagttttcatgccatagtggatatggcccgaagaatggaggctagtgcaatcgtCGAAGGGAGAGTTAAGCAGTttgtggcacaaccttctggttccaagtccccaggtgggggaaggttagacccttcttctctgagttcaggcagtaagaggtggagcagtaccaccaaaaagtcaaagaagaatcagatgAACTGAGTTCCTCTTGGATAAGTCCGGGCTCCGGTCAGTCCGACCTACTTCAACCGTAGACTGGATTGTGTGTTAACGGATCAGCTTACGTAGTGAGCTCTGATAGGTCTTAGGCCCGGTTCTTCTGCAAGGGCTTGACTGCAGCCCGAGTGCCAATAGCCCTACAGTCATCAATCATGatctttattttttgatttgTAGTTAATTATTGTGGAAAATTCTTATAAGTATCTGAGAGTATATACTCATCCAATTTAAGATTGACATATCATCGAAAATTATAGTAAATCTTATCTAAAATATAATAGGATCCTCATATAAATATGATATTCTATTGATTATGTGgcttaaattttagatatattttttcatagaCCGAATTGTGATCCGGCTATAAAATTGCTCAGCTACTGAAattggagaaaagaaaagaaaatctgTGTAGGATAGTGGAGGGTTTGAGACATTTATGAGATTATATCACTCTTTTACCTTATTCGTAAAATGTAAATCTTACagttgaattatattaatttttatatctatcctctctctctttcttacaTATGTGATTgacaagttatttattttttaatatattttaatttctaattaattaaatatataaatcagATGCATATAAAATTTTCCAATAACCTATATTTCTACAAATTAAAATGATAtgtatatatttctaaaaattggAAATTAGATTATAagacaaaaagaagaaagaaagaggaCAATCGAGCGGTGGGTCCATCCAATGTCCAGCATCTTATCTATATATCTCTTTGAGCAGTTGAGCAAGTAAGAGATGGAAGAGAAGCAAAGGCACTTTGTATTAGTCCATGGAGCCTGCCATGGAGCATGGTGTTGGTATAAGTTAATCACTCTTCTAAAATCAGCTGGTCACAAAGTTACAGCTCTCGACCTTGCTGCTTCCGGTGTCCATCCAAAGCAGGTGCATGAACTCCGATCAATATCAGACTATTGTGAGCCGTTGACGAAATTTATGATGTCTCTGCCGGCAGAAGAAAGAGTGATTCTAGTTGGCCACAGTTTTGGTGGACTCGGCATATCAATTGCTATGGAAAAGTTCCCTGAGAAAATTTCTGCTGGAGTCTTTGCTGCTGCAATCATGCCAGGTCCTGATTTCACTTACACAACTGTAAAAGAAGAGGTGAGTTTAATCTCTCTTTGTAATTCTTCTTTGGGCAAATTATGTAAATACAAAACATACGAAATTTAGTgattgaaatatttaattttaataatttctcaaccttttctataaaataatttattggtGATATATATCTGTAATTAACAAAAAACAAAAGTGCAGCTTGCTAGAAGGATGGATCGCAATGTGGACACACAGTATACATACGATGATGGTCCCAACAATCCTCCAACCTCCAGTCTTTTTGGACCCATTGGTATGTCAACCATGGTGTACCAACTCTCACCACCTGAGGtaacaattttctttctttattattattattttaattatcgaAGCTTTGGTAAGGTTTGAATTAACCACTCACAGATTTGAAGATGACTATAATATTATTGAGTTAATATTTATGATTAGGGCTATAGGTATTAAAAAGCtaaaatttttatgtgttttgataatttaatttgattttcaaATCTTTgtacaataatttaaattttcaaaatttttacatattttatcctttttataattcaatttaaaaattgtaTACAACCTTCTATGACAGTACAACTGACCTTTTAAAGTCTGGTGGTTCAATGCATATTGTGTGttcattgaaattttttattaaaactgactttttaaaattgtttcaaTTGTTCACTCACGGGTTTAGTCCAATGATAAATGCATATACGTAAATTCGAGAAATCTGAGGTTCTACTCCCGATCTCCAATCTTTAATCCCCATTTCAATATCACATTATTAATCACTTGTCATGTCAACACTATATCATCATATCCCatcactaaaatttaaaattaatcataaaaaaattctgtattttatttttattataatttcactctatacttttttttgtcaattaaaCTCTTCTCTTAATTGTATTGTTAGatacttataaaattattaagttactctttttcactattaaatatatttaaaaattactattattattattattcattttttttatttttatcaataattttataataataataatttatcttaatcttattttgactaaaattattatcaaccgatttttcttaaatttgtctaatatatttactatttagcattacttttaaaattatcatcaagaaaataaatttgttaAATATATTAGTCATGAAGTATTAAAAACaacttgaaaatattaaaaataataaaaataatttttaagatattttttaattatttttttaactctcAAGTATGATActaattcataattatttttttaaattatactaatatttagagtggatttcaaaaaaattaataaaataaataatttgtcaaaaaacatcctatatttttaattttattacaattctaccctaaatttttaaattattatcaattttactTTGAAATTTGTTGATGTGGCATACTGACATGGCATGCTGATATGGCATTGATGTGGCAAGTGATATGACAATTCCGTTAGTTTTTAACGGCACAAATAACAGCGGAATAcaatttaagtaattttaaaatgtcaaatttaaaaaatatatagtatAATTATGACAATAAAAAATACACTTTTTTTAGTCATTtaactcaaaataaaatatgttaGTTGTATTAACATGTGAAATCATACATACTTCCTCTATGTTAAACTTCAAAATTAAATACTGCAAACCCACTTTGAAAATTTAGactataataatgattaattatGTGGCttcaattttgattatattttctttatagatccaattataatatattatgtaGCGACTCGAactgaataaaaaaatagaaattaacatTGAAAATACttgtatttttaatttcctaccatataatatattatatgagattttaaaaatacactGATATAAgcgttttgaaaattttttgagATTGTATTACTTTTTCGTCATAGTagaattttatatatactttCTCTGTTGATGTAAATTTTAACTTTTGtgttttttcacttttttttctctaatattATAATTGATAGTGCATGTATAACTAGAATTGCATATTTGTTTTAACAATAACAAAATCTAAagaattagattaaattaataaactcACAAACGTTTGCATTTGACTGCCAATATtccttattattattgttattatactTTAGAAGGAAAAGAACTCtcaaaattaaactttaaatattatattttgtaaaatagaCACATGCtataaaatagtaataatagtgcttattcatttaatttcttaaccCAGGATTTAATGCTTGGAATGATGTTGATAAGACCTGATCGTCTCCTTAGCGATGCAGCAGTACAAATAGAAGCAGAGCTTACCAAGGAAAGGCATGGAACGGTTCCACGAATTTATATTGTGTGTGGCCAAGATAAAACTCTAAAGCTAGATTTGCAGAGGTGGATGATCCAACAAAATCCACCTGATGAAGTAAAGCTTATATCTGATTCTGATCACATGGTCATGTTTTCAAAAGCGCAAGAACTCTGTTGTTGCCTCCAAGAGATTGCAAACAAATACTTTTGAATATATTCCATGCATTTGTTGGGCAAAATTATTCAGTGTAATTGCTATGTTTGctatatatttaatgattatAAATTAACCATTAATTGTGGTGAAATTTATATGgatttatcataattaatgaTTGTAATAAAATCGTTATACTATATTGAAAGATGTGAAATACGAGTATAAACTACATCTTTAAATCATATCTTCTACCCTACCATCCTCTGTCCATGCctcttttattgctttagtTCCCAAGATTGCAGGCTCAACAAAGATGCAGGATTTTAGGCCTATATGTTTGATTCAAGGGGTTTACAAAATCATCGTAAAAGTTTTAGCATCTAGATTAAAGAATGTTCATCCAATTATCATCAGCAATGATCAAAGTGTTTTTGTCTCTAATAGGCAAATTCTTGATAGTTATATCATTGCATTTGGGttgattgatttaaaaaaaaaaaaaaaaggaatagtCGCTTTCTTTTTAAAGTCGACTTCGAAAAGGTGTTTGACTCAATTTCTTGGAGAcctattgatttaattttaacaatcaGAATAacgatttatttttaatttataatccaACAGAAAGCCATGAGAAAAGAGGAATAaagtagagaaaatgaaaatgattttCATTGTGAAAATATGGGCTATTTATAGTGAAAAAATAGTCGTTGTAACttgttataaaaattttgaaataatataatcaaatctgtaaaaaaatcataataatcaaacttaatattagatttaaataccAAACATGCAAAGCAAAAAAACTCACAAATAAAAcggttataaaattttataaaaagataattatatttgaaatttaaaaatatttggtaaaaaatgaatatttattGGTAAgttaaaatcttttgaaatctaaattcATTTTTACAACAATCCTCCacatattttaaaagatttttcatTATTGGGCTTAAGATTTGAGTGTATATGTTTCGAATTTATTTTGGACTATGAACCAGACCTAGATTAATAAGATTTAACATAGAGagtaattgataaaatttttgtttctatgaaccaaaaactcattttggtaggcattaaatttcattaatctCATAACACTTCACAGATCTTGTTGTCAATGTTATTTCGTGCTAATAGGTCATGCACATGCCTGGTAGTTCATAAGTACTTTAGAGATTATGCCACAATCTCATAAAAGCGGCCCCACTCCATATTTATATAGTGATATCATCAAGTGTATAAGAAGGGACAACGTTAAATAGTGCTAGCAGAACTAATAAGTAACTTGTTATTATCCATATGAACTCTTTTCATGGGATCTCCAATCACAAAAGTTGGATTCCTATCACTATTAATTTCATATTGGTTAAATCTCATTCCTCTCGATGTATTAACTTCTTTTTTAAAGATTTAGTCAATAAATTGGCCAAATTCACTTTGACTtcacataattaataaaaataattccaAATTCGCAGCAGCTGCTTAACCATATCATGTCTTAGACGAATatgtttatttttactattaaaagttttattttttacaataacTATTGTTGTTTAGCAATCACAATACACGgatgattttgattttattctCAACATAATATTtgttaagaaattttttagCCACTCAAGCCTCATTGTCATCAAATTTCAGAGCAATAAACTCTGTCTCCCTAATGATTTTGACAATAATAGTTGATTTCCAAGTAATTGCATCACCATCTAGATTAAATACATAATTACTAGTggattttatctcatttgaatttaaaatccaattaacatcattattttcttctaaTACAGTAGGACATCCACTgtataaaatatcataattcATGGTAGTTTGACTAAAGTAGCCCAATGATCATAATTAGATTATGTGGAAATCTGTTCAATCTACATAGCATAAGCTATATCAAatctaaaaaattcattaaatgcaaCAATTTTCTAATAATATGTGTATATCTAAATTGAGCAGTAATATCTATTCTTCTTTGAGAATTAGTATTATATGGGGTATTCACTAATCTAATATTGAgctgtttaaatttttttagaagaAACTCAATATTAATGCTTTTATTATATAGTTATACTACCATTCCAATTTTAATATCCAAGTCACAATTGCTtcctttatatattttatattaaatttatgaatagaGAAACATTTTAATTTCACATACTATATTATAACTTGTGTCAAATATAAGCATATCATTTACATATAAACAAATGATCACATGTTCATTGTGTATAAACTATACACTAGCAAAAACTTAATGAAATATCTAGTGTCACTGTATAGGTGCTTATTTCAAAGCatataaatatctaaaaattttatttccttGATTAGGAATAAGACAACTCTTATActacataaatatttttttaaatcttcacaacaaaaaaaattcatttggtGGATAAAGTTTTACATAATGAAACTAGGGCAATTAAATTTCAACACTTTTTTTTAGGATCAATAATCATATTTTTAGCAAAATAccccacacttttaaatattttaggtcaatcttatcatttttttttataattcataagagtcttttcaatttattatttgttttcttCTATTTCATTACTCTTAATGttattatgaataaaataaatacaaacaTGTGTAAGAGTAATAAGActtcataataatttattactataaacttttcaaaaataaaagaccactaaaattttacaaaaaaaaataactatccatcactttataattgactatatatatatataaatataaacatatatttacatatttttagaaaaagtaAATAGTGGATTGGGAGGTGGtgatgtaagcacaaccaacaacaccaaaaatgatgagctagcattgtctcaaggaccaattacaaggttgagatccaaaagattgaaggaagcactttaaggattcatgaagggatATGTtgatgttagtgtatatgctctatgtaacagcccggaaaccggtacccctctgtaacggtccgaaccatcactggcactaggatccagatcggcataaggccgccgagacccgtagcaagcctactaaacATATTGTGtatctgataaatcccatacatgatcaaaagtaAACAACAATCCTGTAGAACTATCAGGCTTAACTACTAACATTcagatatacaaatctgaaatagcccttagggcctataccagtgatCCTGCtcgctgtgggtcaagggaatgaaaccctttcttcccaaattaCTTTCACTGGAATCTCATCAAACAAcacatacattaagcctgattccgcacatttctcatcaagaaacgtaaaacaggatccacACATACATCTGGGATTATCCATACACTGGGCATAGCACATACTAACCATAAACACATTgacttactatctattacatcattcGACATACATCTCTTTtattttacatcatgtccatgatactattacacaagcaataACCATAACTGGCACTCTTTTGAGACTGACTCCTCCtggctatctctgaccctgcaaaactggggttaagggagagggatgagctctatagcccagtgaggaggaacagtaaaaacattcatttaaaactcatgcTATCATGgtatgcaacacatcacaactaaacacatcaaggatgaaattGTCACCACTAACCCTCAGTACATCCAGAGGATGTCTGGCCCCCaacggggctcctcaggactgtCTCTCAAACATAGTATCACACATCAAGTCCAACTATGCCAAGGAGGCGGCGCCTCTCCAAGTCTACTCTTACAGTCCGACTGCGCCAAggagacagagtctcacctggTCTGCTCTTTTCTCTTACTTAGGCCAAGGCACTACGGCCTCACTGGCCTTCTCTTACCGCTTACCGATAATAGATTGCCAAGGAGGCGGTGCCTCACCTGGTCTTACTATCTCATCTCATGCATGCTCAAATCTCATATCACATAATCTCATCTCATGTCATAACATGTCTCATATCAAATAATCTCATCTCATCTTAAGGGcgaaggatcatccaatatccatccatctCATGTTCATcaaagaatgcaatgcatcatattcgtgattctatgcaatcaacctattgcatattcATATTAGTCATGAtgtatgaaacatgctaaaaacaaatatcatttctcatatttaaaaaaacattaagtttcgttccactcacctctggatggtgctctactgactctgaatcagctaactcactgctggtcaCCTCTgcctctcaggtccgatcctatacaggtggacatcatatgagggaccaaactagctcaataaCAACTCATTAGAACTTCCCATAAACCCCCTAAAAGAttctaaaacaatcacataaagcatgcaaaagaaggctggacagaacactttcggcggcaggttcggcggccgaatgtcctctccagagccgaaactcaagcaccttcggcggccgaatctccactttcggcagccgaaccctttcgggggcaaggttcgggggctgaaacacactccagagacgaaagtctctaaccttcggcggcaccttcggcggccgaatcccccttccagagccgaacctcaaaactctTGGGGGTGGGTTAGGCAGTCaaagccacctcctcaaggggttcggtggtcgaatgtaccttcggctgccgaacctgagttcatccagaactcatccACGACAGAAAACAAGCCTCCCCAACTACTCCAACACTTCCACATGCATatcacaactcctcaacacacatatactcaagtatatgcacaaaggggtccaaaactaacttacaaccccaacaaaaacatcacgcaacaacacatatacaagcatTCAACCTCAAAACACCAAAATCATGCtttttaccctaaacatgcaactctacccaaaactccataaaacctctataaatcatcaaaagaagttcaagatcttcacttacctcttgaaatcaagaagatgaacgatctgaacttgAAAATATGgaacaactctccttcaaactctttAAATCTCAAAACTTCTCTTTTTAGCTTAACACCTTCACAACAAAATGAAAACCAATCAACCCTTACAAGATTTGATAAAACCATGAAGATGACTCATGGAGGACGTGGCTTCACCTCAGTTTGTGAAAAGGAGGCAacacttatccatttcaccgactagAGGCGTTTATATAGGGAGCTGACCGCttcagcttcggcggccaaaatgcatgcaaaaccatgcaacgttcggcggccgaacctgagctttcggaagccgaatgtaaggcactttcggcggccgaacttggccaaatcctccttggtcttttctcttcaaaactcaatcctattccaCTCTAaccctttaaaatacttgaaaacatttcagaaaacctttctcttacccttctagaaacctctaacatcctcgaattccaccggacggtaagaattccggtgtctgatctagccgggtattacattcttcccccctttaagaacattcgtccacGAAtgttcaagcaaataaacatgcAAGCAAGCAATCGAGGAAAGCCTAAAACCTCTCTCtgagaagagacacagatattgGAGTAAAACTCCTGGTTTTGTACAATCACTACCTGACTTTCTTAACTCTTCCCGTTTTGAGCTGTGTTCACACTCTACACTGACTGCTTATCATTCCTGTCGACACACAGCCGACCTGATGTTTTCTTCTGACTACTGACTTTCCCTTTGCTTTGGATTCAACTATCCTTCTTCGATCGTGTATGGGGAAATTCAATTTATGTTCCTTTGCCACTCAAACTACTCTAGGCTAGTGAGATTTCTTGAGATCTCGACCTCTGGTGCAAAGGAACCACACTCGAATTAAGAAATAAGGAAAACCAAAGGGATCTAACTAATGGGATACATCCCCAATCctctgcaggatttcaaagggtccaatgtatcttaGTGTTAGTTTCTTTTTCTCAACAAATCACCCTTCTCTTTAGTTCTTTTCTACACTTTATTCACACTACTCTGATCACCCTATTCTCTGATTCTCTTCACACAATCTGATCATAGGAGTAACAACTTTAAGAAAATTCTAAATGAACTTCCTATAGTAACTTGTCGACCCACCAAGTCCTTTATCTATGTCACCATAGAGGGTCTAGGTTATCACCTATAGCTTCAACTTTCTATTTCCCTCAACATTCATGGTCTGACACACCATGATTCAAACAGACATGCCCCTTAATCAAACTCATACTgcagaacttggcctctatgccatTTTCTTTTAGAGTCTACAACACTcagtagataatgggcatgcttctctgcttTTTCTGGACTACTCTATGCttctgctgcgcactctgatctttGTCTTTCTCTCTTTATCTCTACtaaaatgacttttttttttctctacctCTCAACATATGGttcccgaatctcagatctatcgtGGAAACCAATCAACTCTTCCTCGCTGTTTTCATAGAGCATTAATCTTGCATGGGAACACTtacccttggtagtgaccttgctCAACTGCTctcagtcgttacaaagtctcaaggtttcatccttcatttcccacaacaacactggaacattccaggatgGGGTACTATGTCAGATAAAATCTTTATTTACCAAGTTCACAACTGTTCTAACAACTTTCTTAACTTTTGCAATTGTTTCTTCTAGCTCTTACGACTTTTTCATCTTTTAAACTCTACAGGTACCATTTCAAAGGAAGAGGTGAAGATGAGCCTAGTCTCCATCTTCACTTGACTTCCAAGCTCTATTTTGTTCCAACTATGGTAAACCTGCGAactgtctgggaaaacatctataactctttctctctctctgcttACGGGcattgaggctggttccctgacctgactactatgcTCTCTATCaagagcaagaaacccctgactacCTTTCCTAAAGAaatcacgagcctgtagggctgatatcaaatttCTGGGTATGCTACACTATCCCCTCTCAGgtctacctctgatccatcctggtctctaaactctcctaccttgtctctaaaGACACAGGCAGTACtctgagtagctagccaatccactGCTAGAacgacatcacacagtcaaatctagaatcacTGGaacagctggaaggcatctactcaccacaaactctgaactgaactgactgactctgttacggatggatcacacttgggccaaTTGACCCaaagaaaacactctaagcccagaagttatcaaatcCCCTCTATCTACAGCTCTcaaagcaacaaggaaagagatacatcagggtccactaaaACGTACACATTCGAACATAGAAAAGTGCAAGTACCTGTCAccaccatgtccgatgtgtcagcctcctgctgggtcatagtgaagatctgtGCCGAAGCCAATTGATCTTCCTCgcggaaacctgctgaagaagggactacccctcttcctctgcctctgccctgcactGAGGTTGGAGCTTTTGGTTGA
This genomic interval from Manihot esculenta cultivar AM560-2 chromosome 12, M.esculenta_v8, whole genome shotgun sequence contains the following:
- the LOC110627770 gene encoding methylesterase 10, which codes for MEEKQRHFVLVHGACHGAWCWYKLITLLKSAGHKVTALDLAASGVHPKQVHELRSISDYCEPLTKFMMSLPAEERVILVGHSFGGLGISIAMEKFPEKISAGVFAAAIMPGPDFTYTTVKEELARRMDRNVDTQYTYDDGPNNPPTSSLFGPIGMSTMVYQLSPPEDLMLGMMLIRPDRLLSDAAVQIEAELTKERHGTVPRIYIVCGQDKTLKLDLQRWMIQQNPPDEVKLISDSDHMVMFSKAQELCCCLQEIANKYF